A single window of Methylacidimicrobium sp. AP8 DNA harbors:
- a CDS encoding DEAD/DEAH box helicase, with translation MRNLYGKRIDLYPWQAEALARVGDKSALVAAPTGSGKTVVAYRWAKLWEERSRRVIFTAPIKALSNERYLELRALFGDEVGILTGDVKRNPEAPILCMTQEVYANRFCGLPRQRVIIDEIHYMVHNPDRARAYAEGIAGTHPESDLLFLSATVDARRFLGYLSQLAARPLELVEQSRRPVPIHYLDREPSARRLWEELAPVLVFAFSYKAVMGLAGELYSAAHGRMRAPQRERVRELAKRYRVDRPDLLRMATGGVAIYHGTLLYKEKLFVERLARENLLLAVAATDALSLGINLPVRTVLFAQLARYVTGPIAKMEFLQMAGRAGRPNLQEAGYVGYLETPFEARGYDTERLYRSLRKKPLEPLRVRPLPSIKRILNRTPIEEELGQVAALSFPGLHPQELLAFRRMVEIAMEEIERSCRLLQRRARAGGRLLEVLRRIYFDEFTVAENLGLAKTLVLEGKIDARREIRRIRESVRSEGEALKALLQFRRFLHSLDPQEVEGAEAVEQAIVSLDEFVLHPEALEASRPPA, from the coding sequence ATGCGTAATCTCTACGGAAAACGGATCGACCTCTATCCGTGGCAAGCCGAGGCGCTGGCGCGCGTGGGCGACAAGAGCGCCCTGGTCGCCGCCCCGACCGGGAGCGGAAAGACCGTGGTAGCCTATCGCTGGGCGAAGCTCTGGGAGGAGCGGAGCCGCCGGGTGATCTTCACCGCTCCGATCAAAGCCCTCTCCAACGAACGGTATCTGGAGCTGCGGGCTCTGTTCGGCGACGAGGTCGGCATTCTCACCGGTGACGTGAAGCGGAATCCGGAGGCGCCGATTCTCTGCATGACCCAGGAGGTCTACGCCAACCGCTTCTGCGGCCTGCCGCGGCAGCGCGTGATCATCGACGAGATCCACTACATGGTCCACAATCCCGACCGGGCGCGGGCCTATGCCGAGGGGATCGCCGGCACGCATCCGGAAAGCGATCTTCTTTTCCTATCGGCGACGGTCGATGCCCGCCGCTTCCTCGGCTACCTTTCGCAGCTGGCGGCGCGGCCGCTCGAGCTGGTCGAGCAGAGCCGCCGGCCGGTTCCGATCCACTATCTGGACCGGGAGCCTTCCGCACGGCGGCTCTGGGAAGAGCTGGCACCGGTGCTTGTCTTCGCTTTCTCCTATAAAGCGGTGATGGGGCTGGCGGGGGAACTCTACTCGGCCGCCCACGGGCGGATGCGGGCGCCGCAGCGGGAGCGGGTCCGGGAGCTGGCGAAGCGCTACCGGGTCGACCGGCCCGATCTTCTCCGGATGGCGACCGGCGGAGTAGCCATCTACCACGGCACCCTCCTCTACAAGGAGAAGCTCTTCGTCGAGCGGCTGGCCCGGGAAAACCTGCTCCTGGCCGTCGCGGCGACCGATGCGCTCTCCCTGGGCATCAACCTCCCGGTGCGGACGGTCCTCTTCGCCCAGCTGGCGCGCTACGTAACCGGCCCGATCGCCAAGATGGAGTTTCTGCAGATGGCCGGGCGCGCCGGACGCCCCAACCTCCAGGAAGCCGGCTATGTCGGTTACCTGGAAACGCCGTTCGAGGCGCGCGGCTACGACACCGAGCGGCTCTACCGCTCGCTGCGGAAAAAACCGCTCGAGCCGTTGCGCGTCCGCCCTCTCCCCTCGATCAAGCGGATCCTCAACCGGACGCCGATCGAGGAAGAGCTCGGGCAGGTGGCCGCCCTCTCCTTTCCGGGCCTCCATCCGCAGGAGCTCCTTGCCTTTCGCCGGATGGTCGAGATCGCAATGGAGGAGATCGAGCGGAGCTGCCGGCTTCTGCAAAGACGGGCGCGAGCGGGCGGGCGGCTGCTCGAGGTCCTGCGGCGGATCTATTTCGACGAGTTCACCGTCGCCGAGAACCTCGGCTTGGCCAAGACGCTCGTCCTGGAGGGGAAGATCGACGCCCGCCGGGAGATCCGGCGGATTCGGGAATCGGTCCGAAGCGAGGGGGAGGCCTTGAAGGCGCTCCTCCAGTTCCGCCGCTTCCTCCACTCCCTCGATCCCCAAGAAGTGGAGGGAGCCGAGGCGGTGGAGCAGGCGATCGTCAGCCTCGATGAGTTCGTGCTGCACCCGGAGGCTCTCGAAGCTTCGCGGCCCCCGGCGTAG
- the pgm gene encoding phosphoglucomutase (alpha-D-glucose-1,6-bisphosphate-dependent) yields the protein MEVSPLAGKPPPQSLLTDLAKLTSAYYEIVPDPENEDQRVEFGTSGHRGSSLRGSFNQAHILAISQAICDYRREQGISGPLFLGKDTHALSEPAFATALEVLAANEVEVRIDPDLGYTPTPVISHAILTHNRDGGSGRADGIVITPSHNPPTDGGFKYNPPHGGPADTSVTRVIEERANSLLRGNGSAIRRMPYERALRASCVRRHDYLDRYAGDLPSVVDCDLLRSSSIRIGIDPLGGAGVHYWKPIAERYGWNATVLNEAVDATFRFLTVDWDGRIRMDCSSPYAMAGLIGRARQFDVAFGCDTDHDRHGIVAPSCGLLNPNHFLAVAASYLFGGARPGWSPDAALGKTVVSSGILDRVAQAAKRPLFEVPVGFKWFVEGLLSRKLGFAGEESAGATLLRKDGTPWTTDKDGMVLGLLAAEITARTGKDPGVLYQEITGRLGPSFYERIDAPATHEQKKKLLALTPEEVAMPTLAGDPVTAILVRAPSGGEIGGIKVVAENGWFAARPSGTEEVYKLYAESFRNALHLRRIQEEAQAMLAKLFGQ from the coding sequence ATGGAGGTCAGCCCCCTGGCCGGCAAGCCGCCGCCTCAATCCCTTCTCACCGACTTGGCGAAGCTCACCTCCGCCTACTACGAGATTGTTCCCGACCCGGAGAACGAAGACCAGCGGGTCGAGTTCGGCACCTCGGGCCATCGCGGCTCGAGCCTCCGCGGCTCCTTCAACCAGGCGCACATTCTGGCAATCAGCCAGGCGATTTGCGACTACCGCCGGGAGCAGGGGATTTCCGGCCCGCTCTTCCTGGGGAAGGACACCCATGCGCTTTCCGAGCCCGCCTTCGCCACCGCCTTGGAAGTCCTGGCGGCCAACGAGGTCGAGGTCCGCATCGATCCCGATCTTGGCTATACGCCGACTCCGGTGATCTCCCACGCGATCCTGACCCACAACCGAGACGGCGGGTCCGGACGGGCCGACGGGATCGTGATTACCCCTTCCCACAATCCTCCGACCGACGGCGGCTTCAAATACAATCCGCCCCACGGCGGCCCGGCCGACACTTCGGTCACGCGGGTGATCGAGGAGCGGGCCAACTCCCTCCTGCGCGGAAACGGCTCGGCCATACGCCGGATGCCCTACGAGCGGGCCCTCCGCGCCTCCTGCGTCCGGCGCCACGACTATCTCGACCGGTACGCCGGCGACCTCCCCTCGGTGGTCGATTGCGATCTCCTCCGCTCCTCCTCGATCCGGATCGGCATCGACCCTCTCGGGGGGGCGGGCGTCCACTACTGGAAGCCGATCGCCGAGCGCTACGGCTGGAACGCCACCGTCCTGAACGAGGCGGTCGACGCCACCTTTCGCTTTCTCACCGTCGATTGGGACGGCCGGATCCGCATGGACTGCTCCTCGCCTTATGCGATGGCCGGACTGATCGGGCGAGCCCGGCAGTTCGACGTCGCCTTCGGGTGCGATACCGACCACGACCGCCACGGGATCGTCGCTCCGAGCTGCGGCCTCCTCAATCCGAACCATTTCCTGGCCGTGGCGGCCTCCTACCTCTTCGGAGGCGCACGTCCCGGATGGAGCCCCGATGCCGCCTTGGGGAAGACCGTGGTCAGCTCCGGCATTCTCGACCGGGTGGCCCAAGCCGCCAAGCGGCCGCTCTTCGAGGTCCCGGTCGGCTTCAAGTGGTTCGTCGAAGGGCTTCTCTCGCGCAAGCTCGGATTCGCCGGCGAGGAGAGCGCGGGGGCGACGCTCTTGCGGAAGGACGGCACCCCGTGGACGACGGACAAGGACGGGATGGTCCTGGGGCTTTTGGCGGCGGAGATCACCGCGCGGACCGGCAAGGATCCAGGGGTGCTCTACCAGGAGATCACCGGCAGGCTCGGACCTTCCTTCTACGAGCGAATCGATGCGCCGGCCACGCACGAGCAGAAAAAGAAGCTGCTGGCGCTGACCCCCGAGGAGGTCGCGATGCCGACCCTCGCCGGGGATCCCGTGACGGCCATCCTCGTCCGCGCCCCCTCCGGAGGCGAGATCGGTGGAATCAAGGTCGTCGCGGAAAACGGCTGGTTTGCGGCCCGTCCGTCCGGAACCGAGGAGGTCTACAAGCTTTACGCGGAGAGCTTCCGGAACGCGCTGCACCTCCGCCGGATCCAGGAGGAGGCGCAAGCGATGCTCGCCAAGCTTTTCGGCCAGTAG
- the purU gene encoding formyltetrahydrofolate deformylase yields the protein MAGSAVLLISCPDQKGLVSAIADFLFEHGGNILHADQHQDAELGLFLMRVEWDLEGFSLDLSEVPARFGPIARRFGMEWRLASSFQRPRVAVFVSRQIHCLVDLLYRHRAGELACEIPLIVSNHSEGEWIAAACGIPYYRFEIVPGRREEAEARQIELLEAHRIDLVVLARYMQILSPAMVGRFPNRIINIHHSFLPAFSGAKPYHQAYERGVKLIGATSHYVTEILDDGPIIEQDVVRISHRDQVPDLVRKGQDLEKVVLSRAVRWQVENRILVYGRKTVVFS from the coding sequence ATGGCCGGAAGCGCCGTGCTCTTGATCAGCTGCCCGGACCAAAAGGGCCTGGTTTCGGCGATCGCCGACTTTCTTTTCGAGCATGGGGGCAATATCCTCCACGCCGACCAGCACCAGGACGCCGAGCTGGGTCTTTTTCTGATGCGGGTCGAATGGGATCTCGAAGGGTTTTCTCTCGATCTCTCGGAGGTCCCCGCTCGCTTCGGACCGATTGCGCGGCGCTTCGGCATGGAGTGGCGCCTCGCCTCTTCCTTCCAGCGGCCCCGGGTCGCCGTCTTCGTCTCCCGCCAGATCCACTGTCTTGTCGACCTGCTCTACCGGCATCGAGCGGGCGAGCTCGCCTGCGAGATCCCCTTGATCGTGAGCAACCACTCCGAGGGCGAGTGGATCGCCGCCGCTTGCGGCATCCCCTACTACCGTTTCGAGATTGTGCCCGGACGCAGGGAGGAGGCCGAGGCCCGCCAGATCGAGCTTCTGGAGGCGCACCGGATCGACTTGGTCGTGCTCGCCCGCTACATGCAGATTCTCTCGCCGGCGATGGTCGGCCGTTTCCCGAACCGGATCATCAACATCCACCACTCCTTCCTTCCGGCCTTCTCGGGGGCCAAGCCCTACCACCAGGCCTACGAGCGCGGGGTGAAGCTGATCGGAGCCACGAGCCACTACGTCACCGAAATCCTCGACGACGGGCCGATCATCGAGCAGGACGTGGTCCGCATCTCGCACCGCGATCAGGTTCCCGACCTAGTGCGGAAGGGACAGGATCTCGAGAAGGTCGTCCTCTCCCGCGCGGTCCGCTGGCAGGTGGAGAACCGGATCCTGGTCTACGGCCGGAAGACGGTGGTCTTTTCCTGA
- a CDS encoding Na/Pi cotransporter family protein, which produces MGLPLALIDLAGLAALLLWGVRMVRTGLQRAFGPRLRLLMGKALGSRWRAFLGGILITALLQSSTATALMATGFVAKKVVGLVPALAVMLGANVGTTLIVQVLSFPVFAAAPAAVLAGYLLFGSRNTTAHDLGRVFIGLGLILSALHQMVHLADSYTDAPALRSFLEAASRQPLLEALCGAAFSWAAHSSAAAILLVASFAAKGVVSLPAALALTVGANLGAAINPVFESTTGTDPAFRRLPIGNLLNRLFGFVGGLLFLPQAAAWLAAWEPNPARAVADFHTFFNLALALLFFPWLSTYGRLLAAWFPDRKDKESLGQPLYLDPALLGTPAVALGNAAREALRLADLLKGMLERSRDIFLRGDRLQPASIKRIGKAVDKIHQATRSYLSAVDRDMMSEAERSKLEDILFFSASLEQAAGVADKELLALAVERIEKNLVLPPDAQAELSSILDRILANLQRAAALFVTPDLRVARMLAEEKDAFRGLEARASAAHFERMRANPADPDPAGALEVKVVRQLKRINGLIVASAAYPILERAGELLPSRLRRATADEEAAK; this is translated from the coding sequence ATGGGACTCCCCCTCGCCCTCATCGACCTCGCGGGTCTGGCCGCGCTGCTGCTCTGGGGGGTGCGGATGGTGCGCACCGGTCTGCAGCGCGCGTTCGGCCCGCGGCTCCGCCTTCTGATGGGGAAGGCGCTCGGTAGCCGCTGGCGCGCGTTCCTGGGCGGAATCCTGATCACCGCGCTCCTGCAGAGCAGCACCGCGACGGCTCTCATGGCCACCGGGTTCGTCGCCAAGAAGGTAGTCGGCTTGGTCCCCGCCCTTGCGGTCATGCTGGGGGCTAACGTCGGAACGACCCTCATCGTCCAGGTTCTCTCCTTCCCGGTGTTTGCCGCCGCCCCCGCCGCGGTTCTGGCGGGCTACCTTCTCTTCGGATCCCGCAACACGACCGCGCACGACCTCGGGCGGGTCTTCATCGGGCTCGGCCTGATCCTCTCGGCCCTCCACCAGATGGTGCATCTGGCCGACTCCTACACCGATGCCCCGGCGCTCCGGAGCTTTCTCGAAGCGGCCTCCCGGCAGCCGCTCCTCGAAGCGCTGTGCGGGGCCGCCTTCTCGTGGGCGGCCCACTCGAGCGCGGCGGCGATCCTCTTGGTTGCCTCCTTCGCCGCGAAGGGAGTGGTATCGCTTCCCGCCGCCCTGGCTCTGACCGTCGGAGCCAACTTAGGTGCGGCGATCAACCCGGTCTTCGAAAGCACTACGGGGACCGATCCGGCGTTCCGGCGGCTGCCGATCGGCAATCTTCTCAACCGTCTGTTCGGCTTTGTGGGCGGGCTCCTTTTCCTGCCGCAGGCCGCCGCCTGGCTGGCCGCCTGGGAGCCGAACCCGGCGCGGGCGGTCGCCGACTTTCATACCTTCTTCAATCTCGCTCTGGCCTTGCTCTTCTTCCCTTGGCTCTCCACCTATGGACGGCTCTTGGCCGCGTGGTTCCCCGACCGGAAGGACAAGGAGTCCTTGGGTCAGCCGCTCTATTTGGATCCGGCGCTCCTGGGCACCCCCGCCGTCGCCTTGGGGAACGCCGCGCGGGAGGCGCTCCGCCTGGCCGATCTCCTCAAGGGCATGCTCGAAAGGTCCCGGGATATCTTTCTGCGGGGAGATCGCCTCCAGCCGGCTTCCATCAAGCGCATCGGCAAGGCCGTCGACAAGATTCACCAGGCGACGCGGAGCTATCTGAGCGCCGTGGACCGCGACATGATGAGCGAGGCGGAGCGTTCCAAGCTCGAGGATATCCTCTTCTTCTCGGCCAGCCTGGAGCAGGCCGCGGGAGTCGCCGACAAGGAGCTGCTGGCCCTCGCCGTGGAGCGGATCGAAAAGAACCTCGTGCTCCCTCCGGACGCCCAAGCCGAGCTCTCCTCGATCCTCGACCGCATTCTCGCCAATCTGCAGCGGGCCGCTGCGCTCTTCGTCACCCCGGACCTGCGCGTCGCGCGGATGCTCGCGGAGGAGAAGGACGCCTTTCGCGGTCTGGAAGCGAGGGCTTCCGCAGCCCATTTCGAAAGGATGCGGGCCAACCCCGCCGATCCGGATCCCGCGGGCGCCCTCGAAGTGAAGGTGGTGCGGCAGCTCAAGCGGATCAACGGCTTGATCGTGGCCTCCGCGGCGTATCCGATTCTGGAACGGGCGGGAGAGCTTTTGCCGAGCCGGCTCCGCCGCGCGACCGCGGATGAGGAGGCGGCGAAGTAG
- a CDS encoding cellulose synthase family protein, whose product MIWVILSVIAVALAPHAAHRLSLLIRLRRLRNEPPPRPAGAPSPMVTVQLPIYNERFVVERLLRSVAALDYPRDLLEIQVLDDSTDATSEEIRRIIADLLPSGVSIAHIRRPARAGFKAGALQYGLERARGEFIAILDADFVPPADFLRKAVPYFADPRVGMVQARWGFLNREENLLTRCEALFLDGHFLLEQAVRAQSGLFFNFNGTAGLWRKSCIEDAGGWDGGTLTEDLDLSYRAQFRGWRFVYAPEIVVPSELPAPITAFRTQQHRWAKGAIQTARRHLPTLFTGAFSWRHKIEGGFHLLAHTIHPLVAALALLNLAVLLAPCPSSSLQPVVSYLFTGLSFSFLLYLLAVQRLEKGKLDQNAWALLPASLALSIGMSFANTRSVIEGMLNIPSGFVRTPKRGDGAARPPGCSYPARHGWRLPLLETLVAASFLWALVVTIRHGWWLALPGCLLHLFGFGFVGVGTLTAILKEKQESAAATLA is encoded by the coding sequence ATGATCTGGGTCATCTTGTCGGTTATTGCGGTCGCTTTGGCGCCCCATGCGGCACACCGCCTATCGCTTTTAATCCGCCTGCGCCGTCTGCGCAACGAACCTCCCCCTCGCCCGGCCGGTGCGCCAAGCCCCATGGTCACGGTGCAGCTTCCGATCTACAACGAGCGGTTCGTCGTCGAACGGCTGCTCCGTTCGGTCGCCGCGCTCGATTATCCACGCGACCTGCTGGAAATCCAGGTTCTCGACGATTCCACCGACGCCACGAGCGAGGAGATCCGGCGGATCATCGCGGATCTTCTCCCTTCCGGCGTCTCGATCGCCCACATCCGCCGTCCGGCTCGGGCGGGCTTCAAGGCCGGCGCGCTCCAGTACGGCCTGGAGCGGGCCCGAGGAGAGTTCATCGCGATTCTGGACGCCGACTTCGTCCCGCCCGCCGACTTCCTCCGCAAGGCCGTGCCCTATTTTGCCGACCCTCGCGTAGGAATGGTGCAGGCCCGTTGGGGCTTCCTCAATCGCGAGGAAAATCTCCTCACCCGCTGCGAGGCGCTCTTTCTCGACGGCCATTTTCTCCTGGAGCAGGCGGTGCGCGCGCAAAGCGGCCTCTTTTTCAACTTCAACGGAACCGCGGGCCTCTGGCGCAAATCCTGCATCGAGGACGCGGGGGGATGGGACGGCGGGACCCTCACGGAGGATCTCGATCTGAGCTACCGTGCCCAGTTCCGCGGTTGGCGTTTCGTCTACGCGCCGGAAATCGTAGTGCCAAGCGAGCTTCCCGCCCCGATCACCGCCTTCCGGACCCAGCAGCATCGTTGGGCCAAAGGGGCGATCCAGACCGCACGGCGGCATCTGCCCACGCTCTTCACGGGCGCTTTCTCCTGGCGCCACAAGATAGAAGGAGGCTTCCACCTCCTCGCCCATACGATCCATCCCCTCGTGGCCGCCTTAGCCCTCCTCAACCTAGCCGTTCTGCTCGCTCCCTGTCCCTCCTCCTCCCTGCAGCCGGTGGTTTCCTATCTTTTTACGGGCCTCTCTTTCTCCTTCTTGCTCTATCTGCTGGCCGTCCAACGCCTGGAGAAGGGGAAGCTCGACCAGAACGCATGGGCGCTCCTGCCGGCTTCCCTCGCTCTCTCCATCGGCATGAGCTTCGCCAACACCCGCTCGGTGATCGAGGGGATGCTCAACATTCCCAGCGGATTCGTCCGGACCCCGAAACGGGGGGACGGCGCCGCTCGGCCCCCCGGGTGCTCCTATCCGGCCCGTCATGGCTGGCGATTGCCGCTCCTGGAAACCTTGGTCGCCGCATCATTTCTCTGGGCGCTCGTGGTCACGATCCGCCACGGCTGGTGGCTCGCGCTGCCAGGCTGCCTTCTCCACCTTTTCGGCTTCGGCTTCGTCGGCGTCGGCACCTTGACCGCGATCCTCAAGGAGAAACAAGAGAGCGCCGCGGCGACCCTCGCCTGA
- a CDS encoding phosphopantothenoylcysteine decarboxylase translates to MRIVVTCGPSSEPIDRVRRLTNASTGSLGLFLAAVFAKAGHQVVCFRGTGAAAQPPAPDFPIRPFTTTEDLARELRALAREQPVDALFHAAALSDFRVGSIEDAGGRSVAAGKLGSDSSYRLLLLPAPKLLPQLRPLFPRALLTGWKFEVDGDRAAALARGKQQLLAAGTDMCVVNGPAYGSGFGLLARDGSWAAAPDREALAELLLERLARRGKACRPPE, encoded by the coding sequence ATGCGGATTGTCGTGACCTGCGGACCTTCCTCCGAACCCATCGACCGGGTTCGGCGCCTGACGAACGCCTCGACGGGCTCTTTGGGCCTCTTTCTGGCCGCGGTCTTTGCGAAGGCCGGTCACCAAGTGGTCTGCTTCCGGGGGACGGGAGCCGCGGCCCAGCCTCCCGCGCCGGATTTCCCGATCCGGCCGTTCACCACGACGGAGGATCTCGCCCGGGAGCTGCGAGCGCTGGCGCGCGAGCAGCCGGTCGATGCGCTTTTTCACGCCGCCGCGCTGTCGGACTTCCGCGTCGGCTCGATCGAGGACGCGGGCGGGCGATCCGTCGCCGCCGGAAAGCTGGGCAGCGACTCCTCCTACCGGCTCCTCCTCCTTCCCGCGCCGAAGCTGCTGCCGCAGTTGCGCCCGCTCTTTCCCCGGGCGCTCCTGACGGGTTGGAAGTTCGAGGTGGACGGGGACCGCGCCGCCGCCCTCGCCCGGGGCAAGCAGCAGCTCCTTGCGGCGGGAACCGACATGTGCGTCGTCAACGGGCCGGCGTACGGGAGCGGTTTCGGGCTTCTGGCGCGGGACGGGAGCTGGGCCGCGGCCCCCGACCGGGAAGCCCTGGCCGAGCTGCTGCTGGAGCGGCTCGCCCGCCGGGGGAAAGCGTGCCGACCGCCGGAGTGA
- the lipA gene encoding lipoyl synthase yields MDDPTRTSAWPTDRKPPWLRAKIPSGARYEALRRLVAEKRLHTVCESARCPNLGECWSQGTATFMILGEICTRACRFCAVSTGRPGGVDWDEPRRVAEAVAAMGLRHAVLTSVARDELPDGGAAVWEATIRAVRERNPGTRIEVLIPDFRGRKEDLLRVLAAAPDILNHNIETVPRLQKLVRPQARYERSLGILRTAKQEGFPTKTGLMLGIGEREEEIASTLRELAAEGVDILTLGQYLRPSVHHLPIDRWVTPEEFASWKAFALDLGFRFVESGPLVRSSYHAEEQLI; encoded by the coding sequence ATGGATGACCCTACCCGGACTTCGGCTTGGCCCACCGATCGGAAGCCCCCGTGGCTCCGCGCGAAGATCCCTTCGGGGGCCCGCTATGAGGCCCTTCGCCGGCTCGTGGCGGAAAAGAGGCTCCATACCGTCTGCGAAAGCGCGCGCTGCCCCAACCTGGGCGAGTGCTGGTCTCAGGGGACCGCGACGTTCATGATCTTGGGGGAGATCTGCACGCGCGCCTGCCGGTTCTGCGCGGTGTCCACCGGGCGGCCCGGGGGGGTCGATTGGGATGAGCCTCGGCGCGTGGCCGAAGCGGTGGCCGCGATGGGGCTGCGTCACGCCGTGCTCACTTCGGTGGCCCGCGACGAGCTGCCCGACGGGGGTGCGGCGGTCTGGGAGGCGACGATCCGGGCCGTGCGCGAGCGGAACCCCGGCACGCGCATCGAAGTCCTCATTCCCGATTTCCGCGGCAGAAAGGAGGATCTGCTCCGGGTCCTGGCGGCCGCGCCCGACATCCTCAATCATAACATCGAGACCGTTCCGCGGCTGCAGAAGCTCGTGCGTCCGCAAGCCCGCTACGAACGGTCCTTGGGGATCCTGCGCACGGCGAAGCAGGAAGGCTTTCCGACCAAGACCGGGCTTATGCTCGGCATCGGCGAGCGCGAAGAAGAGATCGCCTCGACCCTGCGCGAGCTGGCCGCCGAGGGTGTGGACATCCTCACCCTGGGCCAATACCTGCGGCCTTCGGTCCATCACCTTCCGATCGATCGCTGGGTCACGCCGGAGGAGTTCGCCTCTTGGAAAGCGTTCGCACTCGACCTGGGCTTCCGCTTCGTCGAATCCGGACCGCTGGTCCGCAGCTCCTACCATGCGGAAGAGCAGCTGATTTAG